The following is a genomic window from Nitrospirota bacterium.
CGCGGCAGTGTGGTGGTTTTCGCCGGTCCCCATGCCCGGCATGGGCGAGCCGCCTTCGCGGGTGACCGTGGAATCGCTGATTGCTTCCCGGATCGGATTGCGTCCTGTGACGGAGGATGTCAGTCCGTCGATCCGCCGGGTTCGAGGCCGATCGTATCAGAATGCGTACGGTGAGAGCTTTTATATCGTCACGGGAGTTGTGCAGAAAATTCAGGCCGAAACCCAGACCCTGCGCGCCACGTTCCTCGATGCGCAGGGCTGGAAGATGGGTGAGGAGCCTGCCTACTGGGTGAAGGAGATCCCGCCTCGTGAATTCGCGTTGCTGAGCCTCGTGGAGCTTCGTCAGGCGTTGACGAATCTGGCGGTGGGATTCCAGGAAGCGGGCGCTGATATTTCTTTTGCGATTGTTTATCCGACGCCGCTGAAAATTCCGGACCGCACTATCCTCGAATGGACCGACGCCGGACCTCGATCCCCCACCGGCGGTTCGTGAGCTCGCTCCCCGAATTGGATTGACAAGGGGGGGGCAGGCTCCTATAAGTACCACCGGTGAGAATCGGTCTCGTCAACAGCATTCTGGGGCTTTTCTCCAACGATCTCGCGATCGATTTGGGAACGGCCACGACCCTTGTCTACTTGAAGGGGCAGGGGATCATCGCCCACGAGCCGTCCGTCGTCGCGGTCCACACCGATCCTCACGGCGTCAAGCGAGTCCTTGCCGTCGGCCTGGAAGCCAAGGAGATGCTGGGTAAGACGCCGGGAAACATCCAGGCGATTCGTCCGCTCAAGGATGGGGTCATCGCCGATTTCGAAGTCACCGGTGAAATGCTGCGCTACTTTATCGCGAAGGCGCACAACCGCCGATCGCTCCTGAGGCCGCGCATTGTCATCTGCGTGCCCTACGGCATCACGGAAGTGGAGAAGCGGGCCGTGCGCGACTCCGCTGAAACGGCGGGGGCGCGCGAGGTGTACCTGATCGAAGAGCCCATGGCGGCGGCGATCGGGGCCGGGCTTCCCATCACGGAACCCTCGGGCAACATGGTCGTAAGCATTGGCGGCGGCACGACCCAGGTGGCCGTGATTTCCCTGGCCGGGATCGTCACCAGCAAGTCCCTGCGCGTGGCGGGGGACAAGATGGACGAAGCGATCCTCCAATTCATCAAGAAAAAGTATAATCTGCTCATCGGTGAGCGGGCCGCCGAGAATATCAAGATCCAGATTGGGAACGCCTTTCCGATGAACGAAGTGCTCACCATGGAAGTCAAGGGGCTCGACCAAGTGTCCGGGTTGCCCAAGTCCATCACCATCAATTCGGATGAAACGCGCGAAGCCCTTTCCGAACCGATCAACAACATTGTGGATACGCTGAAGGAGACCCTCGAACGGACACCGCCCGAACTGGCTGCCGATATTGTCGACCGCGGCGTCGTGCTCACCGGGGGGGGGTCGAAGCTCCACAATTTGGACCGTCTCCTTCGGGAAGAAACGGGTGTTCCGGTGGTGCTGGCCGACGAGCCCGATACGTGCGTCGTGCTCGGCTCGGGCAAGGTCCTCGACGAGATCGAGCTTCTCAAGCGGATCACCGTCGAGTAGCGCGTTCGTTTGTTCCGCTTCCGAATCCAGATCGTCCTCGTCCTGATCGTTTTCCTCGCCGCGGGAAACGCCGTCTATCAAGCCAATCGAACCGGCCATCCCTCCACCATGGCAGGAGAGAAATGGATGGTGGAGCTTTCGCTCTGGCCCACCCGTTGGTTTGCATGGCCGTTTCGTCAGGCCGCGAAAGTGTGGGATCGGTACGTGGCCTTGGTGGGCGTTTCGAAGGAGAACGAGTCGCTCAG
Proteins encoded in this region:
- a CDS encoding rod shape-determining protein, coding for MLGLFSNDLAIDLGTATTLVYLKGQGIIAHEPSVVAVHTDPHGVKRVLAVGLEAKEMLGKTPGNIQAIRPLKDGVIADFEVTGEMLRYFIAKAHNRRSLLRPRIVICVPYGITEVEKRAVRDSAETAGAREVYLIEEPMAAAIGAGLPITEPSGNMVVSIGGGTTQVAVISLAGIVTSKSLRVAGDKMDEAILQFIKKKYNLLIGERAAENIKIQIGNAFPMNEVLTMEVKGLDQVSGLPKSITINSDETREALSEPINNIVDTLKETLERTPPELAADIVDRGVVLTGGGSKLHNLDRLLREETGVPVVLADEPDTCVVLGSGKVLDEIELLKRITVE